A stretch of Hoplias malabaricus isolate fHopMal1 chromosome 10, fHopMal1.hap1, whole genome shotgun sequence DNA encodes these proteins:
- the zbtb7b gene encoding zinc finger and BTB domain-containing protein 7B isoform X2 → MSPGEDGLIGIPFPEHSSELLTRLNAQRRSGMLCDLTLTSRGARYPTHRSVMAAVSVYFRRLFGAEEGVDGTEASVGTGCSVCQLDCVSPDALDALLEFAYTATLTIRSSGMREVMEGAQLLGIQCVADACRHILGEAGEAGDGAEETPRPVDGDGHRVPSRRKQDRRNVAKAWRSTRTPEPVRQQKSEYELSASPEPQEHSQNGAPKVSQQEVLLNGGGASARWTHPQLPEDPPSEEEEKVSRSERSVSCDPHSLLTQAEAGRAVGGGGRKRKSQTPQQCPVCQKIIHGAGKLPRHMRTHTGEKPFQCKACGVRFTRNDKLKIHMRKHTGERPYPCPSCPARFLHSYDLKNHLSLHSGDRPYECPLCHKAFAREDHLQRHRKGHSCLEFRTRRPWKGSEEHPSAPVQLQHGPLRLTAAATSSSAAQLMFQQDNHAAAVHRPTLLDSGGLGYPSVLWRAMEGHHKAAALEERESSSLCTHIGWEEEEYEEDVEEEEL, encoded by the exons ATGTCTCCCGGAGAGGACGGACTGATCGGGATCCCTTTCCCAGAGCACAGCAGCGAGCTCCTGACCCGTCTGAATGCACAGCGGCGCTCAGGTATGCTTTGTGATCTCACACTGACCTCTCGCGGTGCCCGCTACCCCACACATCGCTCTGTCATGGCCGCCGTCAGTGTCTACTTCCGTCGGCTCTTTGGGGCGGAGGAGGGAGTGGACGGTACTGAGGCCAGTGTAGGCACGGGCTGCAGTGTGTGCCAGCTGGATTGTGTATCTCCAgatgctctggatgccctgcTGGAATTCGCCTACACAGCCACACTCACCATTCGCAGTTCGGGTATGCGTGAGGTAATGGAAGGAGCACAGCTGCTTGGGATCCAATGTGTGGCAGATGCCTGTCGTCACATCCTAGGTGAGGCAGGCGAGGCTGGTGATGGAGCTGAGGAGACTCCCCGACCTGTGGATGGGGATGGTCATCGCGTACCATCACGCAGGAAGCAGGACAGACGCAACGTAGCTAAGGCCTGGAGGAGCACACGAACGCCTGAGCCAGTAAGACAACAAAAGTCAGAATATGAACTGTCGGCAAGTCCAGAGCCTCAGGAACACTCTCAAAATGGAGCACCCAAAGTCAGTCAGCAGGAGGTGCTGTTGAATGGGGGTGGAGCCAGTGCAAGGTGGACCCATCCACAGCTGCCCGAAGACCCACCctcagaggaagaagagaaagtGTCAAGAAGCGAGCGGTCAGTAAGCTGCGACCCTCACAGTCTTCTCACGCAGGCCGAAGCAGGGCGGGCAGTAGGTGGTGGTGGAAGGAAAAGGAAATCTCAGACTCCACAGCAGTGTCCTGTCTGCCAGAAGATCATCCATGGTGCAGGAAAGCTGCCACGTCACATGAGaactcacacaggagagaaacccttCCAATGCAAGGCGTGTGGAGTCCGGTTTACAAG GAATGACAAGCTGAAGATCCACATGCGGAAGCACACGGGCGAGCGCCCGTACCCCTGCCCCAGCTGCCCAGCCCGCTTCCTTCACTCATACGACTTGAAAAACCACCTGTCCCTGCACAGTGGTGACCGGCCCTATGAGTGCCCACTGTGCCACAAAGCCTTCGCCCGTGAGGACCACCTACAGCGGCACCGCAAGGGCCACAGCTGCCTGGAGTTCCGCACACGCAGACCGTGGAAAGGGTCAGAGGAGCATCCTTCAGCTCCTGTCCAGCTCCAGCACGGTCCCCTTCGACTGACAGCAGCAGCAACCAGCTCCTCTGCTGCCCAGCTAATGTTCCAGCAGGACAACCATGCAGCGGCCGTACACAGACCAACCCTACTGGACTCGGGTGGGCTCGGCTATCCCAGCGTCCTCTGGAGGGCCATGGAGGGCCACCACAAGGCTGCAGCTTTGGAGGAGCGGGAGAGCAGCAGTTTGTGCACACACATTGGATGGGAGGAGGAGGAATATGAGGAAGATGTAGAAGAGGAGGAGTTGTAg
- the zbtb7b gene encoding zinc finger and BTB domain-containing protein 7B isoform X1 translates to MTHAAVRLSSTAPQFSITGRMVAMSPGEDGLIGIPFPEHSSELLTRLNAQRRSGMLCDLTLTSRGARYPTHRSVMAAVSVYFRRLFGAEEGVDGTEASVGTGCSVCQLDCVSPDALDALLEFAYTATLTIRSSGMREVMEGAQLLGIQCVADACRHILGEAGEAGDGAEETPRPVDGDGHRVPSRRKQDRRNVAKAWRSTRTPEPVRQQKSEYELSASPEPQEHSQNGAPKVSQQEVLLNGGGASARWTHPQLPEDPPSEEEEKVSRSERSVSCDPHSLLTQAEAGRAVGGGGRKRKSQTPQQCPVCQKIIHGAGKLPRHMRTHTGEKPFQCKACGVRFTRNDKLKIHMRKHTGERPYPCPSCPARFLHSYDLKNHLSLHSGDRPYECPLCHKAFAREDHLQRHRKGHSCLEFRTRRPWKGSEEHPSAPVQLQHGPLRLTAAATSSSAAQLMFQQDNHAAAVHRPTLLDSGGLGYPSVLWRAMEGHHKAAALEERESSSLCTHIGWEEEEYEEDVEEEEL, encoded by the exons gtggcaATGTCTCCCGGAGAGGACGGACTGATCGGGATCCCTTTCCCAGAGCACAGCAGCGAGCTCCTGACCCGTCTGAATGCACAGCGGCGCTCAGGTATGCTTTGTGATCTCACACTGACCTCTCGCGGTGCCCGCTACCCCACACATCGCTCTGTCATGGCCGCCGTCAGTGTCTACTTCCGTCGGCTCTTTGGGGCGGAGGAGGGAGTGGACGGTACTGAGGCCAGTGTAGGCACGGGCTGCAGTGTGTGCCAGCTGGATTGTGTATCTCCAgatgctctggatgccctgcTGGAATTCGCCTACACAGCCACACTCACCATTCGCAGTTCGGGTATGCGTGAGGTAATGGAAGGAGCACAGCTGCTTGGGATCCAATGTGTGGCAGATGCCTGTCGTCACATCCTAGGTGAGGCAGGCGAGGCTGGTGATGGAGCTGAGGAGACTCCCCGACCTGTGGATGGGGATGGTCATCGCGTACCATCACGCAGGAAGCAGGACAGACGCAACGTAGCTAAGGCCTGGAGGAGCACACGAACGCCTGAGCCAGTAAGACAACAAAAGTCAGAATATGAACTGTCGGCAAGTCCAGAGCCTCAGGAACACTCTCAAAATGGAGCACCCAAAGTCAGTCAGCAGGAGGTGCTGTTGAATGGGGGTGGAGCCAGTGCAAGGTGGACCCATCCACAGCTGCCCGAAGACCCACCctcagaggaagaagagaaagtGTCAAGAAGCGAGCGGTCAGTAAGCTGCGACCCTCACAGTCTTCTCACGCAGGCCGAAGCAGGGCGGGCAGTAGGTGGTGGTGGAAGGAAAAGGAAATCTCAGACTCCACAGCAGTGTCCTGTCTGCCAGAAGATCATCCATGGTGCAGGAAAGCTGCCACGTCACATGAGaactcacacaggagagaaacccttCCAATGCAAGGCGTGTGGAGTCCGGTTTACAAG GAATGACAAGCTGAAGATCCACATGCGGAAGCACACGGGCGAGCGCCCGTACCCCTGCCCCAGCTGCCCAGCCCGCTTCCTTCACTCATACGACTTGAAAAACCACCTGTCCCTGCACAGTGGTGACCGGCCCTATGAGTGCCCACTGTGCCACAAAGCCTTCGCCCGTGAGGACCACCTACAGCGGCACCGCAAGGGCCACAGCTGCCTGGAGTTCCGCACACGCAGACCGTGGAAAGGGTCAGAGGAGCATCCTTCAGCTCCTGTCCAGCTCCAGCACGGTCCCCTTCGACTGACAGCAGCAGCAACCAGCTCCTCTGCTGCCCAGCTAATGTTCCAGCAGGACAACCATGCAGCGGCCGTACACAGACCAACCCTACTGGACTCGGGTGGGCTCGGCTATCCCAGCGTCCTCTGGAGGGCCATGGAGGGCCACCACAAGGCTGCAGCTTTGGAGGAGCGGGAGAGCAGCAGTTTGTGCACACACATTGGATGGGAGGAGGAGGAATATGAGGAAGATGTAGAAGAGGAGGAGTTGTAg